Within the Pseudarthrobacter sp. W1I19 genome, the region AGGAATTCATCGGCGAGCAGGGCGTTGGCGGGCAGTTCACACATCATCACGATCTCCAGCCCGTCCTCACCCCGGCGCAGCCCGTTGGCGGCGAGCAGCTCGGTCACTCCCCGGGCCTCGTCCAGGGTCCGCACGAACGGGACCATGATCTTGATGTTGGACAGGCCCATTTCGTTGCGGACGAACTTCAGGGCTTCGCACTCAAGCTCGAATGCCTGCCGGAACGAATCCGAGAGGTACCGGGACGCGCCCCGGTAGCCGATCATCGGGTTCTCCTCGGTTGGTTCGAACGCGGGACCGCCCAGCAGGTTGGCGTACTCGTTGGACTTGAAGTCCGAGAGCCGGATGATGACGGGTTCGGGGGCAAACGCCGCGGCGATCGTGGAAATGCCCTCGGCCAGGCGCCGGACGTAGTAGTCCCGGGGCCCGTCGTAGGCAGCGGTCTTCTCGCGGATCTGGCGCACGGTGTAGTCCGAGAGACCAGCAGGGCGTTCGATTTCTCCCGCCACTGCCAGCAGGGCATTGGGGTGGATGCCGATCTGCCGGTTGATGATGAATTCGAGGCGGGCCAATCCAACGCCGTGGTGCGGAAGGCGGGCAAAGCTGAAGGCCTGCTCAGGGGTTCCCACGTTCATCATGATCTTGACCGGTGCCGGCGGCATGGTGTCCAGGCTGGTCTCGCTCAGCGTGTAGTCCAGCAGGCCCTCGTAGACCAGGCCTGCCTCGCCCTCGGCGCAGGAAACCGTGACCGGTGCACCGTCCGCCAGGACCCGGGAAGCATTGCCGGTACCGACGACGGCCGGGATGCCAAGCTCGCGGGCAATGATGGCTGCATGGCAGGTGCGCCCGCCACGGTCGGTGACGATGGCGGCGGCCTTCTTCATGATCGGTTCCCAGTCCGGGTCCGTCATGTTGGCCACGAGGACGTCACCGGCCTGGAACGAGGCCATCTGGTCGATCGAGGTGAGGACCCGCACCTGGCCCGCACCGATGCGCTGGCCGATGGCCCGCCCCTCGACCAGGACGGTCGAGCGCTCGTTCAGGGTGTACCGGGAGATGGTGCCGGTGGCTTTGCGGGACTCAACGGTCTCAGGACGCGCCTGAAGGATGTAGAGCTCTCCGTCCACACCGTCCTTCCCCCACTCGATGTCCATGGGGCGGCCGTAGTGCGCCTCGATGGCCATCGCGTGGCGGGCGAGCTCCTCGACTTCTGCATCGGTGAGGCTGAAACGGCGGCGAAGGTCCTGCGGCACAGGAACGAAGTCCACTGTCCGGCCCACCTCACGGGATTCCGTGTAGGTCATCTGGACTGCTTTTTCGCCGAGGCCGCGCTTGAGCACGGCCGGCCGGCCGGCTGCCAGGGCGGCCTTGTGGACGTAGAACTCGTCAGGGTTAACAGCGCCCTGGACCACAGCCTCGCCGAGGCCGTAGGAAGAGGTGATGAAGACGGCGTCGTTGAAGCCCGTTTCGGTGTCCATGGTGAACATCAC harbors:
- the ppsA gene encoding phosphoenolpyruvate synthase, which gives rise to MTDVLWFSDLGLSDLDQVGGKNASLGEMVRNLASAGVKVPDGFATTADAYRRFLSGSGLDTRIEGILKDLDSGDVTALALAGKQIRDLIRSTPFPAGFEEQVRSAYHRLTDNHGGDVSWAVRSSATAEDLPDASFAGQQETFLNIRGVDNILLAIKDVFASLYNDRAIAYRVHHGFTHSEVALSAGVQRMVRSDVGASGVMFTMDTETGFNDAVFITSSYGLGEAVVQGAVNPDEFYVHKAALAAGRPAVLKRGLGEKAVQMTYTESREVGRTVDFVPVPQDLRRRFSLTDAEVEELARHAMAIEAHYGRPMDIEWGKDGVDGELYILQARPETVESRKATGTISRYTLNERSTVLVEGRAIGQRIGAGQVRVLTSIDQMASFQAGDVLVANMTDPDWEPIMKKAAAIVTDRGGRTCHAAIIARELGIPAVVGTGNASRVLADGAPVTVSCAEGEAGLVYEGLLDYTLSETSLDTMPPAPVKIMMNVGTPEQAFSFARLPHHGVGLARLEFIINRQIGIHPNALLAVAGEIERPAGLSDYTVRQIREKTAAYDGPRDYYVRRLAEGISTIAAAFAPEPVIIRLSDFKSNEYANLLGGPAFEPTEENPMIGYRGASRYLSDSFRQAFELECEALKFVRNEMGLSNIKIMVPFVRTLDEARGVTELLAANGLRRGEDGLEIVMMCELPANALLADEFLEYFDGFSIGSNDLTQLTLGLDRDSALVAEGFDERNPAVTRLLEMAIAACRAKGKYVGICGQGPSDHPDFAEWLLEQGISSISLNPDAVTDTWLRLARSGTRSAV